The segment CTACCCGCTGCCGCACATGCCGGTGGTGAAGGATCTCGTGCCGGACCTCACGCACTTCTACGCGCAGTTCGCGTCGATCAAGCCGTGGATGCGCACGCAGAGCCCGGCGCCCGCCGACAAGGAGCGCCTGCAGTCGCCGGAAGACCGCAAGAAGCTCGACGGCCTGTACGAGTGCATCCTCTGCGCCTGCTGCTCCACGTCGTGCCCCAGCTACTGGTGGAATGGCGACCGCTACCTCGGCCCGGCCATCCTGCTCCAGGCGTACCGCTGGATCGTGGACAGCCGTGACGAAGACACCGGCAACCGCCTGGACGACCTGGAAGATCCGTTCAAGCTGTACCGCTGCCACACCATCATGAACTGCGCCCGCACCTGCCCGAAGGGTCTCAACCCGGCGAAGGCGATTGCGGAGATCAAGAAGCTGATCGTGCAGCGCCGTTCGGCCTGATGAGGCCTGGTCCGGCCCCGACGGGGCCGGACCGCTGGATCCCCGATGGAAGAAGCCCGCCTCAAACGCCTGCGCTGGCGCACCCGCCGCGGTACCCGCGAGCTCGACCAGCTGTTTGGCTGGTGGCTCGACGAGCGCTTCGCCGACGCAGACGAGGCCGCCAGGCTGGCATTCGATGAACTGCTGGACGTGCAGGATCCCGATCTCTGGGATTGGGTGATGGGTCATGCCCGTCCTCCACGCGACGACTGGCAGGCCATCATCGATGACATCCGTGCAAGGCATCACCTTTGAGGCGCGCCCCTCGGCCGCGCTGACCCAGCTCCTTTGCCTCGTTGTGCTCGCCGGTGCCCTGGCACCGTGGCCTACCAGCCTGCCGCTGGCGGCCCGCGCCTGCCTGTCCGCCGGCGCGCTCGCCGTTGGGCTCTGGCGGGTGCGTCGCTACCGGCAGCCCGCGCTGGCGGCCGTCCAGTGGCATCCCGAGGGCGCGTGGGTGGCCATCGACCCGCACGGCGCCATCCATGCCGCGGAACCCCGGGACGCCCGCGTGGTCGGTGAATGGGTGTTCCTACGGCTTTTCTGGCACAAGGGCAGGGCAACCCTGGTGCTCGGACCGGATAACATGGACGCCGACACGTTACGGATCCTGCGCATCCGCCTTGGGCCCTAGCGACGGCCTTGCCGACCGCCGCCGCATCGGGCACTCTGCCGCGCGATGCATGCCTTTCGTGGCGGGCTCCCCACTTCCAGGTGTAATCCGACAGGTATGTTCAGACCCCTCGAGCTCTTCATCGGCCTGCGCTATACGCGGGCGAAGCGGCGCAACCAGTTCATCTCGTTCATCTCCACGGTGTCGATCGTCTGCATCGCCATCAGCGTCACGGCGCTGATCACGGTGATGTCGGTGATGAACGGCTTCGACAGCGAGCTGCGTTCGCGCATCCTCGGCGCCGTGGCGCACGTCACCGTCTCCGGCATCGACGAAACGGTGCGCGACTGGCCGCAGGCCGTCGCCATCGCCAAGGACACGCCGCACGTCGAAGGCGCCGCGCCTTACGTGGAAATCCAGGCCTTCCTGCAGGCGCGCCGCTCCAGCGGCGCGATCATCCGCGGCGTGCTGCCGTCGATGGAGCCGAAGGTGTCCGACCTCGACCAGCACATGGTCGAAGGCAAGATGACGGACCTGACCGACCACGGCTGGAACATCATCCTCGGCCGCGAGCTGGCCGTGCAGCTGGGCGTGGAGAAGGGCGACAAGGTCACCGTCGTCGTCCCGCAGTTCACCGCCACGCCGATGGGCGCGGTGCCGAAGCTGCGCAATTTCACCGTCAGCGGCATCTTCGAACTGGGCATGCAGGAGTACGACTCCAACCTCGCCCTGATCAGCATGCCGGACGCCGAGCGCCTCAACGGCCAGGAAGGGCCGACGGGCATCCGCCTGAAGCTGGACGACATGCGCCAGGCCTTCCCGGTGGCGCAGATGCTGGTCAACCGCCTCGGCCAGACGTATCGCGTGCAGACCTGGATGGACACCCACGCCAACTTCTTCCATGCGATCGACATGGAGAAGACGGTGATGTTCGTGATCCTCTCGCTGATCATCCTCGTCGCCGTCATCAACCTCATTTCGATGCTGATGATGCTGGTCACGGACAAGCAGGCTGACATCGCCATCCTGCGCACGCTGGGTTCCACGCCGCGCAGCATCATGGCCATGTTCATGGTCCAGGGCCTGCTGGTTGGCGTGGTCGGCATCGCCGCGGGCGTCACCTTCGGCGGCCTGCTTTCGTACAACCTGCCGGCCATCGTGAAGTTCATCGAGCGCGTCAGCGGCCATACCTTCCTTGCGCCGGATGTGTATTACATCAGCGAAGTGCCGAGCCAGCTGCTGTGGTCGGACGTGGGTTGGGTGGTGCTGGTGACCTTCGGTTTCTCGCTGCTGGCCACCCTGTATCCGGCGTGGCGCGCCTCGCGCACGCAGCCTGCCCAGGCGCTCCGCTATGAATAATCCCAACGAGATCGTCCTGCGCGCTACCGGCGTCGCCAAGGTCTACGAAGAAGGCGACCTGCGCACCGGCGTGCTGTCGAACGTGAACTTCGAACTGCGCCGTGCCGAGACCATGTCCATCGTCGGTGCGTCCGGCTCGGGCAAGTCCACGCTTCTGCACATCATCGGTGGCCTGGATACGCTCACGGCCGGCAAGGTGGAAGTGAACGGCCGCGTGCTGTCCGAACTCTCGGACGCCGAGCGTGGCCGCGAGCGCAATCGGTCGCTGGGCTTCATCTACCAGTTCCACCACCTGCTGCCGGAATTCACCGCGCTGGAAAACGTGTGCATGCCGCTGCTGATCCGCGGCGTGTCCATCGCGCAGGCGCAGAAGGAAGCCACGGCGTTGCTGGAGCGCGTGGGCCTGGGCTCGCGCCTGCGCCACCGCCCGGCGGAGATGTCCGGCGGCGAGCGCCAGCGTTGCGCCGTGGCGCGTGCCCTGGTCACCCGGCCGGCCTGCGTGCTGGGCGATGAGCCCACGGGCAACCTCGACGAGGCGAACGCGGCGGCGGTGTACGACCTGATGGTGGAGCTCAACCGCGAGATCGGCACCAGCTTCGTGCTGGTCACCCACGATTCGCGCCTGGCGAAACGCATGGACCGCACGCTCGAGCTGCACAACGGCGAGCTGTTCGAGCGCTAGATCGACTTACCGATCATCTTCCGGGTGGCAGCGCGGCCCGCGCTGTCGGCCAGGGCCACCACGGCGTAGTTGTGGCCGCCCGACGACCAGTAATTCGCCAGCAGGCCGCTGTCCTCGCGTTCGCCGCGGGGCAGCAGGTGCCGCGCCGCGCCCGGCGGCCGCACATAGAAACTCACGGTATGCCCGTTGCCGTCGTCGTACAGGACCATGGCGGCCGGGCCCTGGTCGGTCGCGAACAGGCGCCCGCCCATGGGGCGGAAGCCGGCATCGGCCAGGTCGGGCAGGCGCACGTCGGCGCCGACCCTGCCGTTCAACCACGCCCGGAGGTCGTTTTCGTTCGGCGTGGTGATGTCCAGGCCCAGGCCGTGGTCCACCACGAGCAGCCGGTAGGCCTGCATGGCGTCGGCCATGGGCTCCACGGAGCCCTTGCCCATGCCGCGCACCGTCCAGCCGAACAGGGCGCCCACGCTGAGGCAGATCACGAAGCCGGCGGCCATCGACAGGCGGCGCACCCGGCGCTCGTGCATGCGGCCGCGGACGA is part of the Luteibacter pinisoli genome and harbors:
- a CDS encoding succinate dehydrogenase iron-sulfur subunit, which gives rise to MAEFTLPKNSKITAGKHFPAKGAKNTRTFKIYRWTPDDGQNPRTDTYEVDLDTCGPMVLDALLKIKNEIDSTLSLRRSCREGICGSCAMNIDGTNTLACTRAISECGSGTVAIYPLPHMPVVKDLVPDLTHFYAQFASIKPWMRTQSPAPADKERLQSPEDRKKLDGLYECILCACCSTSCPSYWWNGDRYLGPAILLQAYRWIVDSRDEDTGNRLDDLEDPFKLYRCHTIMNCARTCPKGLNPAKAIAEIKKLIVQRRSA
- a CDS encoding succinate dehydrogenase assembly factor 2, whose amino-acid sequence is MEEARLKRLRWRTRRGTRELDQLFGWWLDERFADADEAARLAFDELLDVQDPDLWDWVMGHARPPRDDWQAIIDDIRARHHL
- a CDS encoding lipoprotein-releasing ABC transporter permease subunit — encoded protein: MFRPLELFIGLRYTRAKRRNQFISFISTVSIVCIAISVTALITVMSVMNGFDSELRSRILGAVAHVTVSGIDETVRDWPQAVAIAKDTPHVEGAAPYVEIQAFLQARRSSGAIIRGVLPSMEPKVSDLDQHMVEGKMTDLTDHGWNIILGRELAVQLGVEKGDKVTVVVPQFTATPMGAVPKLRNFTVSGIFELGMQEYDSNLALISMPDAERLNGQEGPTGIRLKLDDMRQAFPVAQMLVNRLGQTYRVQTWMDTHANFFHAIDMEKTVMFVILSLIILVAVINLISMLMMLVTDKQADIAILRTLGSTPRSIMAMFMVQGLLVGVVGIAAGVTFGGLLSYNLPAIVKFIERVSGHTFLAPDVYYISEVPSQLLWSDVGWVVLVTFGFSLLATLYPAWRASRTQPAQALRYE
- the lolD gene encoding lipoprotein-releasing ABC transporter ATP-binding protein LolD, giving the protein MNNPNEIVLRATGVAKVYEEGDLRTGVLSNVNFELRRAETMSIVGASGSGKSTLLHIIGGLDTLTAGKVEVNGRVLSELSDAERGRERNRSLGFIYQFHHLLPEFTALENVCMPLLIRGVSIAQAQKEATALLERVGLGSRLRHRPAEMSGGERQRCAVARALVTRPACVLGDEPTGNLDEANAAAVYDLMVELNREIGTSFVLVTHDSRLAKRMDRTLELHNGELFER
- a CDS encoding anti-sigma factor family protein is translated as MNTIPPSEHDIHAYVDGHLDEPRRSHVERHLARDAERADEVQAWRQDAQQLRALLVGDLGPVPDLDPVFVRGRMHERRVRRLSMAAGFVICLSVGALFGWTVRGMGKGSVEPMADAMQAYRLLVVDHGLGLDITTPNENDLRAWLNGRVGADVRLPDLADAGFRPMGGRLFATDQGPAAMVLYDDGNGHTVSFYVRPPGAARHLLPRGEREDSGLLANYWSSGGHNYAVVALADSAGRAATRKMIGKSI